The DNA window AAAAGTATCCCGTAGCTGTAAACATCTCCTAGTATGGAAACTTGGCCTCCCATGCCGTACTCTACCGTGACATACATATAGACAATAAGATGTCACATGCAATGGACTATTAAAATTGATATCTTATTTCAGATTATTGTTACTTGTTTCTAGTAAAAAGAGTCAATAATATATCTTTAATAAATAGAATTTAATTAGTTGGTTTTTAGTAATAAGTTAATAATTAAGAACCGAAAAATGAAATTAGAATGATGGAATCTCATACCTGGAGGAATGTAACCTATAGAACCCTTTAGTTGCGATGACATTATTTGACTAAGGGAATGATCATTTGATGCTTCCAATAGGAACCTTGCTAAACCAAAGTCCCCAACATGGGCTACCATGTCTTCATCAAGAAGTACATTGCTCGGCTTTAGATCACAATGAACAATGGACGTTTCACAATGGTTGTGGAGATAATCTAATGCAGAAGCAACATCAATGGCTATGTTCAATCTTTGCATAAAATTCAATCTCTTACTTGGAGATTGCTCCTTATCTCTAGGATGCAACCACGAGTCAAGACTTCCATTTGGCATGAACTCGAAGACTAGACTTTTGAAGTCTTTACCATGATTATCAATGCTCGAGCATGCAGTTATGATCTTGACAAGATTTCGGTGCATGACACTTCTTAAAGCTTTGCATTCATCATTGAAACTCTTGGACGCTCCTTGTTGTTGAAGGTTTAATACCTTAACAGCAACTACCGTTCCATCGTTAGGAATTACCCCTTTATAAACAGAACCAAAACTTCCCGAACCAATCAAATTATCCACAGAGAAACCGTTAGTCGATTCAACAAGTTGTGAGTAGGAAACACCTAATTTCCAATCCTTATAAGAGCGTGAAGTTACAAGTCCATCACTTGAGTTTTTCAGCATTGAACGAGCACCAAGGAAGCATGATAGAGCAATTATGAATGCAAGTGCACAAGATATAGGGATGACTACTTTTAGGGAAAATAGTCCTCGAGATGAATGATGTTTATTTTTGGGGCATGCAGGCAAATGTAATTGTGGGGTGCCATCACAGAgcttatgatttccaagaaCTGAGACACCACTGACATTTGAAAAAATTCCTTCTTTAGGCAACTCGCCTTCAAAATCATTATACGAAAGATTGAGATACTTAAGTGCTCCAAGCTTGCCTATGAATTCAGGAATCTGCCCAGATAACTTATTGCTTGAAATGTCAAGTACTTCCAAGCCTTTTAAATCTTTAAGAGACTGAGGAATTGTTCCTTCAAATTTGTTGTCGTCCAAGAACAAGCGCCCCAAGCTAGTACAACTGCCGATGGTGCTGGGGATTTCACCTGATAACTTGTTGTTTGATACATCTATTTCTGTGAGATGCACCAGATCACCCACATTACTTGGCAGTGAACCGGTCAAATAATTTTCAGACAGGTCCAAACCAATTGAAAGGGCTGAAAGCTCCATAAGCTTTTGAGGTATGCTGCCCGTTAGATTGTTATTCCGAAGTGCAAGTACTAAAAGGTTTTGGCAGTTTCCAAGACTTGGAGGTATACTTCCCTCAAAATTGTTTCTGTACATGCAAAGATCTATCAATGAAGTCATATTACCCAGGGAAGATGGAATTGGCCCATAAaatttgttatcaaacaaatacaGTTTCCCTATCTTCTCAAGCTTCCCAATTTCTACAGGGACAACACCTGCCAAATAGTTATTAGACATATCTAGAACCATAAGGTTTATAAGATTTCCAATGCCATTTGGGAGGCTTCCATGTAACAAATTTCTCCCTAGAGCAAGAACTTGTAGTTGGGTCGAAAGGTTGGCTATGGATCTCGGGATTTCTCCCCCAAAACGATTATAGCCAAGACCCAGATATTGAAGACTAGTACAATTAGTCAAGAAATTGAGAAAACTCAAATCACCAAGTTTTCCATTTCCCAATCGATTGACTGCAAAGTTTAGCCAAATTAAGCTTCGCAAGCTTCCGAGACTTTCTCCAGGGACTGTCCCCGTGAAGTCATTTACAGAAAATTCAATCTTCTGAAGTCTAGAAGCATTTGACAATGATACAGGAATATTTCCTGTGAAATTGTTTATACAACATTCAAATACTATGAGATTAGGAAGCAAGATGCCGAGATTTGGTGGTAGCTCTCCATGTACTTGGTTTACAGCAACACCGAACTTGTATATGGAAGAAATATTATAAATTGAAGAAGGGAGCATACCAGACAAATTATTCTCCCCAACGAGGAATATCTTCAAGGTTGTTATATGCCCGAGCTCATTTGGTATGCTTCCTTGAAAATTGTTGCGGGCAAGTCTAAGACTCcttaaagaagaaaaatttCCTATCCAACCTGGGATGGTTCCACTAAGATTATTTTTTCCAAGTTGTAGAACAGTCAAACTCAACCAGGAACTGAGTTGGCGTGGAATTGACCCAATAATCTTATTGGAATAAAGATCCAAAAATCTCAGTTGTGTACAGTGGGACATATTAGTCGGAATTTTCCCGCCTAAAGAGTTGAAAGATAGGTTGAGACTTTCCAGGGTACGTAGTCGACCCAATTCTTGAGGAATTTCTCCATGAAACTCGTTGATTCCCAAGCTTATTTCAATTAGACGAGTGAGATTTCCAATGGAAGGTGGAATGGAGCCTACCAGTTGTTTATCTTCCAGGTCCAGAATCAAGACTCTTTGGGTGGCACGGTGGCATGTAATGCCTACCCAACTGCAGAAGTGGATGGAATGATTCCACGAGCTCATGACACTGAGAGGATCTTCAGTTATTCTTTTCTTGAAGTCTAGCAAAGCCAAGTGATCAGATTCGTTTCCAAGCAGGGTAGGGCTGGGAAATGCTGCAGATTCCGGACATGTGCTCATCATGCATAAGACTAAGAGAAATAAGCCATGCAGGAATTTCAACAAAACCAGATTACGAATAGTACGTGAATGCTCCATCATTGTTCAAAGACAAATGGAGAACCAAAAAAATCAAAGTTTAATTTGCACAAAAGCACAAAAGAGAAGAAATCCTATCACATGTAAGAAATAACACTTGAGATTGGATGTCCCCAGAAATTAAGATAGACCAACTTAGTAGTAAGTCAACAGAAATTAAGAAATCTATTGGAAGTATTGGAAGGTCAAATCAAAATAAAGTGGCCGAAATTGGTGGAATAGTTGGCTTGTTTTGTCTATAGCTGCCTTGTTTTTCAACAGCTATACTTGTCTTTTACTTTGATAGCTATCAATGTTTCTGTAATGGCCGAAAGctatgtgtgtgtatacaaAAGTTTGAAGGTGCGTGTAAAAGTGTGTATGTGCAAAGACTTTTGAACACCTATGTTTTGTGTTGGTCTTTGTAAAATCTCTATAAGAGGGATGTCTATGTATGTTTGTAATCAATCACATTCCAACAAAACCAGATTACGAATAGTACGTGAATGGAAAACCTGAAAACCAAAGTTTAATTTGCACAAAAGCACGAAAGAGAAGAAATCCTATCTCATCTAAGAAAAAGCACTTACATTGGATGGCCACAGAAATTAAGATCGACCAAATTAGTAGTTAGTCTGCAGAAATTAAGAAATCTTATCACATGTAAGAAAAAGCACTTGAGAAATTACGATAGACCAACTTAATAATTAGTCAACAGAAATTAAGAAATCTTAGTCCACAGCTTATAAGGAACGGAAGAGTCAGACGACTTTGTCCGCACCACGAAGCACGGACACGCCGGTTTTATGGCGTATCCCGTATCAGATACGGTTTGGGATACGACAAGCACACCCGATACGGCCCAATACGCATCGGATACGTATCTGAACGTATCCGTTGACCAGTCGACCTCTGGATACGTCGTCGATAAGCTTTCGATACGCGAATTCTACTGTCGGGATACGTTTTCAAGGATAATCAGACTATGGTGGGAGAGACTCTCACCGTGGACCGGCGTCTGCAACTGTGTTGGCTACGTCGTCTACAACAGCAAGGCTGCTGGGTAACTGGGTTTCGATTTGAACAATAGAACAGCTAAGGAGAAGAAGCAACCGTATTTTGGTGGGGATCTATTGAGAGAAGCAACGGAGAGAGAGCTTTACAGGTCAAGTcagtctttctttttttttgttttttctcacTGATTTTGATAGTATaacataattaatatattagaTATGTTATGGCATCATGTTGGCATCTGTATCTCAATTAGGGGTGAAACTTGGATTGGGTCAATCCTAACTTGTCTATGCTTTATCCGATTTCAAAATTCGGACAATTGAGtatttttttagttataacCTGTCCAAACCCAACTTAAATTTAcatacaattttttatttttttttattggagtTTGAAAAGAATTAGTTGTTCTTGGAAATAATTACAGAAAATTGGAATGGGAAAGTGAGGAAATGCATGTAAATGGGTTTGAGAAAATGACTTTTCTTTGGCGTTCGCTTTTGGCTTTCATCCTTTATGTGTACGTCTTCATTGGATGagctttgttttccttttttgatcttactgatttttttttcttttcccccaTTTGGGCTAAATAGTTCACAAACTTCCAAGCGATTATTGATAATCGTTGTTGTTATGAATAAATCTAGTCAATGACTTACTAAAACACCAATTCTCCATAGATTCTGCATAGCCAGAGCACTATTAGATGAAGCTttgcgagaaaaaaaaaaagggatagaCAGGGCTCACAAGGAAATTTGAGCTGAAACCAACAATTGTGCTGTGAACAAATTATGCTGAAACCAACAATTTCCAATACAAAatcccaattaaaaaaaaagggcaagtaTCAGTCCAAATGTCGATACCAAGAGGCTCCAAATTTATACAACCCAAGTATTCGAGCATAAAAATACACAGAAATGAATAAACAAATCATAAGAAATAATCCATTGATGCAATATCCAGTTTTCCAGCATACTAACAAGATAAAGCATCGGAATTTAATCCACcccaacaaaaaagaaatggaattttgattttaaaaaaaaacgcaAATTACGAAGCTAAACTGAAAATTTCCAAAAAAGCAGAAAAAAATGGCGGCGATCGAATGCTTGGGAATACGATTTTACCTGAGAGTTGTTTATGGCTTTCTGCAAAAGCCGCTTGGCGAACATCGCGATTTCGAATTTGCAGCTGAAATCTTTGGCTTTCTGCAGAAGCAGCTGGATTGGACTAGCGGAGGAGACTTTCTATGTTTGTTTCAGTGATCATATTCATACCGATGGCGTTCCTACTCTTAAAGAGCTGTAAAAAATTTCGAATCAGtcaatgaaaaaaattgaaaaataaatgaaaaaaataaatggaaagGTGCTTAGCCGTTGTTTAAGGGGTTTGTATCCTCCGCGGTCGCGATTATTTCACATTCGGCAATCCCGCCGTTGGAAGAGAAGGCAAAACGGAGTCGTTTTGGGCATGTTTGCTTGCATTTTGCATCATTTGGTTGACACAAAGCCATTACAAATAGAGTAGATGAAAGTAGACATCACCAAAAGCCGTCAcggaaagcaaaagaaagcattaccaatatcttttttttattttttattttcatacaAGCAATTTTTTACATTGAattgtaatttaatttgatttacAAGAAAGCACTCGACTGGGTACACGGAGCACATTTATTTTACTCAAAGTCGTTACGCCTATGTCTATAAAATATAACTTGTCATGTATCAACAACTTATTCTCATTAGAGCAAATTTTATAAAGGAAACCGAACTAAACCAAATTAGTCACCTAGTTCAAATCATCAATTGATGGGTTATTGTGCCCACTTCTAGAGCTAACTTTGAAGTGGGGGTGGTAGTGGGTCTTGTCGAGGTACCAATCATTTGGGACATTATTCGACTCCTAAAAATGAATTCACTCCTTATTCCcacaattatatttttaatatttatacataaataatttttaaaaacaagATATTTATTATTGACACTCTAAAAATTTAATTGTgaactaaatttttatttagaaaGATAAAACTCTTACGAAAAGtgcataattaaattttaatatgccAATAATAGATCTCAAAaggaaaataagaagaaaaagttGTAATGCACATTCATAAAaactttttagctaaaatggtatTTGAGACTGGATAACTTCTCATTTTGGTAtttaagatttgaaatcgataaaaGCAGTCCCTCAGTTTGtttaccatcaatcattttagtcattttgTGAAAATTCTGTTAAATAAGgactaaaattacaaaaatactctca is part of the Malus domestica chromosome 12, GDT2T_hap1 genome and encodes:
- the LOC103424001 gene encoding probable LRR receptor-like serine/threonine-protein kinase At3g47570, coding for MMEHSRTIRNLVLLKFLHGLFLLVLCMMSTCPESAAFPSPTLLGNESDHLALLDFKKRITEDPLSVMSSWNHSIHFCSWVGITCHRATQRVLILDLEDKQLVGSIPPSIGNLTRLIEISLGINEFHGEIPQELGRLRTLESLNLSFNSLGGKIPTNMSHCTQLRFLDLYSNKIIGSIPRQLSSWLSLTVLQLGKNNLSGTIPGWIGNFSSLRSLRLARNNFQGSIPNELGHITTLKIFLVGENNLSGMLPSSIYNISSIYKFGVAVNQVHGELPPNLGILLPNLIVFECCINNFTGNIPVSLSNASRLQKIEFSVNDFTGTVPGESLGSLRSLIWLNFAVNRLGNGKLGDLSFLNFLTNCTSLQYLGLGYNRFGGEIPRSIANLSTQLQVLALGRNLLHGSLPNGIGNLINLMVLDMSNNYLAGVVPVEIGKLEKIGKLYLFDNKFYGPIPSSLGNMTSLIDLCMYRNNFEGSIPPSLGNCQNLLVLALRNNNLTGSIPQKLMELSALSIGLDLSENYLTGSLPSNVGDLVHLTEIDVSNNKLSGEIPSTIGSCTSLGRLFLDDNKFEGTIPQSLKDLKGLEVLDISSNKLSGQIPEFIGKLGALKYLNLSYNDFEGELPKEGIFSNVSGVSVLGNHKLCDGTPQLHLPACPKNKHHSSRGLFSLKVVIPISCALAFIIALSCFLGARSMLKNSSDGLVTSRSYKDWKLGVSYSQLVESTNGFSVDNLIGSGSFGSVYKGVIPNDGTVVAVKVLNLQQQGASKSFNDECKALRSVMHRNLVKIITACSSIDNHGKDFKSLVFEFMPNGSLDSWLHPRDKEQSPSKRLNFMQRLNIAIDVASALDYLHNHCETSIVHCDLKPSNVLLDEDMVAHVGDFGLARFLLEASNDHSLSQIMSSQLKGSIGYIPPEYGMGGQVSILGDVYSYGILLLEMFTGKTPTDDMFIEGLSIYKFVAMALPDHVMDVVDPSLLLDLEVDGSVNDDRYEKTELPRRNNRGVMKAKKVEECLFVVMQIGLSCCAISPRERMLLNMVVGKMSTIRDSYLKAEEG